A stretch of Vigna angularis cultivar LongXiaoDou No.4 chromosome 4, ASM1680809v1, whole genome shotgun sequence DNA encodes these proteins:
- the LOC108342420 gene encoding transcription factor HEC2 isoform X2 yields MDTVEQLKLEEEEEQQQQMDITTMMMQHLPQFSEPYCDTDTMDGFHPQEDFYSNNNNIRSGSTMPLADLLDNNPPSHLPWSSYSFTHLIPSPTSSAIISFSDNSNNPTPIMLQQTPTEGATATATANPYGEKRSSMAAMREMIFRMAAMQPIHIDPESVKAPKRRNVKISKDPQSVAARHRRERISERIRILQRLVPGGTKMDTASMLDEAIHYVKFLKTQVGGEGAMCKMNAERNDGGGAWNICTAIMGGFPRLGKVEDDKVYTV; encoded by the exons ATGGACACTGTGGAGCAGTTAAAgctggaggaggaggaggagcagCAGCAGCAGATGGACATCACGACCATGATGATGCAACACCTCCCTCAATTCTCTGAACCCTATTGTGACACCGACACCATGGATGGTTTTCATCCCCAAGAAGACTTCTACAGTAACAACAACAATATACGCAGTGGTAGCACCATGCCACTAGCAGATTTACTAGATAATAACCCTCCCAGCCACTTACCTTGGTCCTCTTACTCATTCACGCACTTAATACCATCACCCACATCCTCCGCTATAATCTCTTTCTCCGACAACAGCAACAACCCTACCCCAATAATGCTTCAACAAACCCCAACCGAGGGTGCAACTGCAACTGCAACTGCAAACCCTTACGGTGAGAAGCGGAGCTCCATGGCGGCGATGAGGGAGATGATATTCAGGATGGCGGCGATGCAGCCGATACACATAGACCCGGAGTCGGTGAAGGCGCCGAAGCGGAGGAACGTGAAGATTTCGAAGGACCCTCAGAGTGTGGCAGCGCGGCACCGCAGAGAGAGGATCAGCGAGAGGATAAGGATCCTGCAGAGACTGGTCCCTGGAGGAACCAAGATGGACACCGCGTCGATGTTGGATGAGGCAATTCACTACGTCAAATTTCTGAAAACGCAG GTTGGGGGAGAGGGAGCAATGTGCAAGATGAATGCAGAAAGAAATGATGGTGGTGGTGCTTGGAACATCTGTACGGCCATAATGGGAGGGTTTCCGAGGCTTGGAAAAGTTGAAGACGACAAAGTGTACACGGTGTAA
- the LOC108342420 gene encoding transcription factor HEC2 isoform X1, with the protein MDTVEQLKLEEEEEQQQQMDITTMMMQHLPQFSEPYCDTDTMDGFHPQEDFYSNNNNIRSGSTMPLADLLDNNPPSHLPWSSYSFTHLIPSPTSSAIISFSDNSNNPTPIMLQQTPTEGATATATANPYGEKRSSMAAMREMIFRMAAMQPIHIDPESVKAPKRRNVKISKDPQSVAARHRRERISERIRILQRLVPGGTKMDTASMLDEAIHYVKFLKTQVQSLERASANNIRPLVGVNAPGIGFPVAMSGSIRTATTSGSNFTPYFPLPNTYD; encoded by the coding sequence ATGGACACTGTGGAGCAGTTAAAgctggaggaggaggaggagcagCAGCAGCAGATGGACATCACGACCATGATGATGCAACACCTCCCTCAATTCTCTGAACCCTATTGTGACACCGACACCATGGATGGTTTTCATCCCCAAGAAGACTTCTACAGTAACAACAACAATATACGCAGTGGTAGCACCATGCCACTAGCAGATTTACTAGATAATAACCCTCCCAGCCACTTACCTTGGTCCTCTTACTCATTCACGCACTTAATACCATCACCCACATCCTCCGCTATAATCTCTTTCTCCGACAACAGCAACAACCCTACCCCAATAATGCTTCAACAAACCCCAACCGAGGGTGCAACTGCAACTGCAACTGCAAACCCTTACGGTGAGAAGCGGAGCTCCATGGCGGCGATGAGGGAGATGATATTCAGGATGGCGGCGATGCAGCCGATACACATAGACCCGGAGTCGGTGAAGGCGCCGAAGCGGAGGAACGTGAAGATTTCGAAGGACCCTCAGAGTGTGGCAGCGCGGCACCGCAGAGAGAGGATCAGCGAGAGGATAAGGATCCTGCAGAGACTGGTCCCTGGAGGAACCAAGATGGACACCGCGTCGATGTTGGATGAGGCAATTCACTACGTCAAATTTCTGAAAACGCAGGTTCAGTCGCTGGAACGCGCTTCTGCTAACAATATTAGGCCCCTTGTCGGTGTTAATGCACCAGGGATAGGGTTTCCTGTTGCTATGTCTGGTTCTATTAGGACTGCTACCACTTCCGGTTCCAATTTCACCCCTTATTTTCCTCTGCCTAATACCTATGATTAA